The Thermoanaerobaculia bacterium genomic interval ACGCGTCCACCTTTCCGTGAACCACCTGAAAAGACGTGGGGAGCTCGAAGGTGATCGACGACTCCTCCGGAACGAACCGGTACTTGACCGCCCGCGGCGGTGCGACCGTGGCGTTCTCGGGGTTCGGCTTCTGCGCGAAGGCGGGGAGACACATCGCCCCGACGACGAGAGCCGAAAGAAAGGTCTTCATGGACGTATTTTAGCGCGAGGCCTGGACAACGGCCCGATCAACGTCCGGAACGGGCATAACCGAACCACCAGTCGGCCACGTTCGTTCCGGTCGGACCGGTCCGGAAAGCCCCTCCCGAGCTCCCGAAATACGACGCCGAATCGTGCGCCGCGAGCCGTTTCCGCGCGTCCATCCCGCGGGCATTCCCCGCCGCGACCGTCCCGCCGTCGACGAGGGCGCCGGCGTTCTCCGAATTCCCGTCGCGGCCGTCCGAACCGGCCGCCAGGATCGCGAGGCCGGACTCCCCCGCGATCTCGATCGCCGCCGCCAGCGCGGCTTCCTGGTTTCGCCCTCCCGTCCCGGCGCGTCCCTCGATCGAGACGGTCGTTTCGCCGCCGGCGAGGAGGAGGAACTCCCCGCCGCGGCGGCGCGCGCCCCCGCGGAGCCGCCGGGCGAACGCCCGACCCGCCTCCGCCGCTTCCCCGGAAAGCGGCGCCCGTTGAACGGAAACCGCGATTCCCGCCCTCCTCGCCGCCGCCGCGGCCGCCGAGAGGCCCGTTCGGTTGTCGCCGACCCGGAACGCGCGATCGAGCGGTTTCTTCGGGCTCACCGTGGGCCCCGACCCGACCACGCGGAAATCCGCCCCCGGAACGTCGGAGAGCACGAGCGTCGTCACCCGCGCCGCCGTCGCTTCGGCGAGCCGCCCTCCCTTGATGCGAGAGAGAGAGACGCGCAGCCGGTTCAGGCGCTCGATCGGCCAGCCCGCCCTCATCGCCCGGCGAACTCGCGAGCGCTCGTCGGCGAGCGTCACGCCATCGCGCGGAAGGGCGAGGAGGGACGAGGTCCCCCCGGAGACGAGCGCGACGATCTCCTCGCCGGCGCCGAATCCGCGGAAGAAGGCGAGGGCGGCCCGCGCGGCCGCGAGGCTCGACCGGTCGGGCTCCGGGTGCGCGGCGAAGAGGACCGCGGCCCGCAGCGCCGCCGGAACCGCGGCTTCGCGAGGCGCCACGACGAGAACTTCGTCGAAGGGCGCGGAGCCGAAGGCGCCGGACGCCATCGCGACCGCGGCCTTCCCGCAGGCGAAAAGCCCGCGTCGTCCCCGGGAGCGGGGACGACGCCGCTCGAGGAACTCCGCCACGAGGCGCTCCGGATCGACCGCGTCGAGCGCCGTCCGCCAGAGAGCCTCGAGGAGCTCCGCGCCCGCCACCCGGCTATTATCGGGCGATGGCGCCCCGCCGGATCGCCGTCGCCGCTCTTCCCTGGGTTCTCGCGGCGGCCGCGTGCGCGCCCGCCACCCCGCGATCCGCCGCCCCCCGGATCGGGGGCGCGCTGGAGGTCCAGGGCGGCCTCCGGCGTTTCGGGGGTTCCTTTCTTCGCGAGCGCGACGGGATCCGCGAGGCTCGCTTTGCCGGGCCGCCGTATCTTCGCGGATACGCGCGAGGACGGCTGGCGTACCCGCAGATCGCCGCCGGAGAGGAGGATCTCGACGCGCTGCTGAAGGAAATGGTTCCCTCGGGGTTCCGCCGGTGGTCGCTCCGGCGGCTTCTCGGCCTCTCGATGCGGCGGTCGGAGAAATGGATCGGCACGGCGCACCTCGCGGAGATCCGCGGCGTCGCCGACGCCGAGTTTCCCGATCCCCTGCCGCGGGGCTGGAGTCCGTTCGCCCGCCAGCTCTCGCTCCACGCGCTCCACGACTTCTCGCAGCGCTTCATCGACACGGTCCCGCTCTCCGGCGCCTGTACGGGTTTCGCCGCGGCGGGCCCGGCGACCGCCGACGGCCACGTGTATCTCGCCCGGAACTTCGATTTCGAGGCGGGCGGCCGGTTCGACCGGGAAAAGATCGTCGCGGCCGTCGTCCCCGAGACCGGCTTCCGGTACCTCACGGTGACCTTCGGCGGAATGACCGGGGTCGTCTCGGGATTCAACGAGAAGGGGCTCGGCGTTTCGCTCCAGTCGCTCTCGGGGGGGCCGACGGCCGGATCGGGCGAGCCGTCGTCGCTCGTCGTCGCGGACGTGCTCCAGAACGACGGGACGCTCGAAGAGGCGATCGCGCGGATCCGCTCCGCGCGTGTCCTCGTCTCCGATCTCTACCTGGTCGCCGACGCTTCCGGCGCCATGGCGGTCATCGAGAAGACCCCGAAGAAAACGGGAGTCCGGCGGGGCGGGCCGGCGATCGCCGCGACGAATCTCGCGGACGTCCCGGAGATCGAGCGGGAGGTCGGGCCGCCGCCGCGATCCTCCTCATCGGTGGCGCGGCAGCGGCGGATCGAGGAGCTCGTCTCTCGCGCGCGAGGGACGCTCGACGCGGCGGCGGCCGTCGCGATCCTGCGCGATCGCCGCGGAATCGGCGATGCCCCCCTCGGCCCCGGAAACCGCAACGCCATCGACGCGCTGATCGCCTGCCATTCGGTCGTCTTCGACCTGACCGCGAGGCGCGCCTGGGTCGCCGCCGCGCCCCACGCGCTCGGCAGGTTCGTCTGCTTCGACCTCTCGCTCCTCTCGACCGCCGATCCGGACGACCCGCGGTTCGCGGGGCTGGCCGCCCGCGCGATTCCCGCGGACCCGTTCCTCGACGCCGGCTACGGGGCGTATCTCGAGGCCCGCCGCGGGAACCTCCGCGCGCGACGCGCGCTCCTCGGCGGGGACCCGGCGGCCGCCGAACGCGAGGCGGACGCGGCCATCCGCCGCGCGCCGCGATTCGTCGAGGCGCTCGCCTGCCGCGGAGAAGCCCGCCTTCGCCTCGGCGATTTTCCCGGCGCCTTCGAGGACTTCGACGCCGCGGCGCGGCTGCGCCCGGGCCCTCCGGACTTCGCGGCGGAGATCGCCCGTTTCCGCGACGCGGCCTCGGCGCGGAGGGTGCCGGCGCGCCCTCTCGCCTTCCCGGTCTCGCTCGCGGACACGATCGAATCTCGTGAATAATCGCGCGCGATGAACGCGCCGCCGATTCTCCGGGGCGAGAGCCTCACGAAGACCTACCGGGTCGGACCGCAGCGCGTCGAAGCGCTGGCCGGCCTCGACATCGACTGCTCGCCGGGAGAGTTCACCGCACTCGAAGGGCCCTCCGGATCGGGAAAGACGACGCTCCTGAACGTCCTCGGGCTCCTCGACCGTCCCGACGGCGGCTCCCTCGCTCTCGACGGCGAAGACGCGGCGGCTCTCGACGAGCGCGCCCGCGCCCGCGTCCGCCTCGAACGCTTCGGCTTCGTCTTCCAGACTTTCAACCTCATTCCCGTGCTCTCGGCCCGCGAGAACGTCGAGTACCCGATGGCGCTCGCGGGGCGAACGGG includes:
- a CDS encoding ABC transporter ATP-binding protein produces the protein MNAPPILRGESLTKTYRVGPQRVEALAGLDIDCSPGEFTALEGPSGSGKTTLLNVLGLLDRPDGGSLALDGEDAAALDERARARVRLERFGFVFQTFNLIPVLSARENVEYPMALAGRTGKEREERARALLAGVGIPEKEDVRPDLLSGGQRQRVAIARALANEPEIVFADEPTANLDSHTAAEILDLMRRLNEERGVAFLFATHDPRVVERARRVVTIRDGRIVADR
- a CDS encoding DUF4147 domain-containing protein, producing the protein MAGAELLEALWRTALDAVDPERLVAEFLERRRPRSRGRRGLFACGKAAVAMASGAFGSAPFDEVLVVAPREAAVPAALRAAVLFAAHPEPDRSSLAAARAALAFFRGFGAGEEIVALVSGGTSSLLALPRDGVTLADERSRVRRAMRAGWPIERLNRLRVSLSRIKGGRLAEATAARVTTLVLSDVPGADFRVVGSGPTVSPKKPLDRAFRVGDNRTGLSAAAAAARRAGIAVSVQRAPLSGEAAEAGRAFARRLRGGARRRGGEFLLLAGGETTVSIEGRAGTGGRNQEAALAAAIEIAGESGLAILAAGSDGRDGNSENAGALVDGGTVAAGNARGMDARKRLAAHDSASYFGSSGGAFRTGPTGTNVADWWFGYARSGR
- a CDS encoding YceI family protein encodes the protein MKTFLSALVVGAMCLPAFAQKPNPENATVAPPRAVKYRFVPEESSITFELPTSFQVVHGKVDAWHGGVEIDPGQPGVLKARIAIRADSIETGKAKRDLEVRDR
- a CDS encoding C45 family peptidase; protein product: MAPRRIAVAALPWVLAAAACAPATPRSAAPRIGGALEVQGGLRRFGGSFLRERDGIREARFAGPPYLRGYARGRLAYPQIAAGEEDLDALLKEMVPSGFRRWSLRRLLGLSMRRSEKWIGTAHLAEIRGVADAEFPDPLPRGWSPFARQLSLHALHDFSQRFIDTVPLSGACTGFAAAGPATADGHVYLARNFDFEAGGRFDREKIVAAVVPETGFRYLTVTFGGMTGVVSGFNEKGLGVSLQSLSGGPTAGSGEPSSLVVADVLQNDGTLEEAIARIRSARVLVSDLYLVADASGAMAVIEKTPKKTGVRRGGPAIAATNLADVPEIEREVGPPPRSSSSVARQRRIEELVSRARGTLDAAAAVAILRDRRGIGDAPLGPGNRNAIDALIACHSVVFDLTARRAWVAAAPHALGRFVCFDLSLLSTADPDDPRFAGLAARAIPADPFLDAGYGAYLEARRGNLRARRALLGGDPAAAEREADAAIRRAPRFVEALACRGEARLRLGDFPGAFEDFDAAARLRPGPPDFAAEIARFRDAASARRVPARPLAFPVSLADTIESRE